A portion of the Blastochloris tepida genome contains these proteins:
- a CDS encoding tellurite resistance TerB family protein has translation MIDVNRLLNAVLTGTAPDARGGTGQGPAASAGGAEGFLLRNAGMLGSGALAGGLAGLLLNSKHVRKHAGTALQVGAAAVLGGLAYKAYQDYRAGRPIVPQGVQDAVKGMLPQGGTAPAPTGQPVFTSGARIPDHTATLLLRAMIASAMADGRLDDVERQRLVARVEASALSHEERQYLEGLIARPDQPAALAAAVRTPEEAAEVYLAAFIAIDADTATERAWLDELASRLGLDPALKANLEAAGVGALGQAA, from the coding sequence ATGATCGACGTGAACAGGCTTCTCAACGCGGTGCTGACCGGCACCGCTCCCGATGCCCGGGGTGGAACCGGGCAAGGTCCGGCCGCCTCCGCCGGCGGCGCCGAGGGCTTTCTGTTGCGCAATGCCGGCATGCTCGGCAGCGGCGCGCTCGCCGGCGGCCTCGCCGGTCTGCTGCTCAATTCGAAGCACGTCCGCAAGCACGCCGGCACCGCGCTGCAGGTCGGCGCCGCGGCGGTGCTGGGCGGGCTCGCCTACAAGGCCTATCAGGACTACCGTGCCGGCCGGCCGATCGTGCCGCAGGGCGTGCAGGATGCCGTCAAGGGCATGCTGCCGCAGGGCGGCACGGCACCTGCGCCCACCGGCCAGCCGGTGTTCACCTCCGGTGCGCGCATCCCCGATCACACCGCGACGCTGCTGCTGCGCGCGATGATCGCCTCGGCAATGGCCGACGGCCGCCTCGATGACGTCGAGCGCCAGCGTCTCGTCGCGCGGGTGGAGGCGAGCGCCCTGTCCCACGAGGAACGGCAGTATCTCGAAGGGCTGATCGCGCGACCCGACCAACCGGCGGCGCTGGCCGCCGCGGTCCGCACCCCCGAGGAGGCGGCGGAAGTCTATCTTGCCGCCTTCATCGCCATCGATGCCGACACCGCCACTGAGCGCGCCTGGTTGGACGAACTGGCCTCGCGGCTGGGGCTCGATCCCGCCCTCAAGGCCAATCTGGAAGCCGCTGGTGTTGGCGCGCTCGGTCAGGCGGCGTAG
- a CDS encoding ATPase inhibitor subunit zeta, protein MTTPLHGLPRTERNDGFGIADYETREGEIARRNVLFGLWAGRRLGLAEADLEAYAWSVHLADREVPGQDDVIAKVSADFAAHGIDISEARLRRHLHEMRLRASLDLAHH, encoded by the coding sequence ATGACCACGCCGCTTCACGGACTGCCGCGCACTGAACGCAACGATGGCTTCGGGATCGCCGATTACGAGACCCGCGAGGGCGAGATCGCCCGGCGCAATGTGCTGTTCGGGCTGTGGGCCGGCCGCCGCCTCGGCTTGGCCGAGGCCGATCTCGAAGCCTACGCATGGTCGGTGCATCTCGCCGACCGCGAGGTGCCCGGACAGGATGACGTCATCGCCAAGGTGTCCGCCGACTTCGCGGCACACGGCATCGACATCAGCGAAGCCCGGCTGCGCCGGCATCTGCACGAGATGCGCCTGCGCGCCAGCCTTGATCTGGCGCACCACTGA
- a CDS encoding TerC family protein, with the protein MALGPELLFADFFGKPAWTWLLFVGIIAALLAFDLGILHRKAREIPAGESLLLSAAYISVALIFGAWVWSQMGQEAGVAYVTGFFIEKTLALDNIFVISLIFATLAIPRHLQHRVLFYGILGVIVLRAIMIGLGTALVSQFAWVLYIFGAFLIVTGIKMLLVAENPSAVVDNPLMRFVRRHMRVTKVLRGSAFFVRRPVSRSGRTVLYATPLLLALILIEFADLVFAVDSVPAIFAITTDPYIVYTSNIFAILGLRALYFALAASVHRFRYLKYALSLVLIFIGAKIFWSQAFGKVDPLISLGVTLTLLAGGIVLSMWKTSREQPEPADEALRAGPCPIRLTRGEPS; encoded by the coding sequence ATGGCGCTCGGTCCCGAACTGTTGTTCGCGGATTTCTTCGGCAAGCCCGCTTGGACGTGGCTGCTGTTCGTCGGCATCATCGCCGCGCTTCTGGCCTTCGACCTCGGCATTCTTCACCGCAAGGCGCGTGAGATTCCGGCCGGCGAGAGCCTGCTGCTGTCGGCGGCCTATATCAGCGTCGCGCTGATCTTTGGCGCTTGGGTGTGGTCCCAGATGGGCCAGGAGGCCGGCGTCGCCTATGTCACCGGCTTCTTCATCGAGAAGACGCTGGCGCTCGACAACATCTTCGTCATTTCGCTGATCTTCGCCACGCTGGCGATCCCGCGGCATCTTCAGCACCGCGTGCTGTTCTATGGCATCCTCGGCGTCATCGTGCTGCGCGCGATCATGATCGGGCTCGGCACCGCGCTGGTGTCGCAGTTCGCCTGGGTGCTGTATATCTTCGGCGCCTTCCTGATCGTGACCGGCATCAAGATGCTGCTGGTCGCCGAGAACCCGTCCGCCGTTGTCGACAACCCTCTGATGCGCTTCGTTCGGCGCCATATGCGCGTGACGAAGGTTCTGCGCGGCAGCGCATTCTTCGTGCGCAGACCGGTTTCGAGGAGCGGGCGGACGGTGCTCTACGCCACGCCGCTGCTGCTTGCGCTGATCCTGATCGAGTTCGCCGATCTCGTCTTCGCCGTCGATAGCGTGCCGGCGATCTTTGCCATCACCACCGATCCCTACATCGTCTACACCTCGAACATCTTCGCCATCCTCGGCCTGCGCGCGCTCTATTTCGCACTCGCGGCCAGCGTGCACCGCTTCCGCTATCTCAAATATGCGCTGTCGCTCGTGCTGATCTTCATCGGCGCCAAGATCTTCTGGAGCCAGGCGTTCGGCAAGGTCGACCCGCTGATCTCGCTCGGCGTGACCCTGACCCTGCTGGCCGGCGGCATCGTGCTCTCGATGTGGAAGACCAGCCGCGAGCAGCCGGAACCTGCCGACGAGGCGCTGCGCGCCGGCCCCTGCCCGATCCGTCTCACCAGAGGAGAACCGTCATGA